One Malaclemys terrapin pileata isolate rMalTer1 chromosome 21, rMalTer1.hap1, whole genome shotgun sequence DNA window includes the following coding sequences:
- the LOC128827188 gene encoding dual specificity protein phosphatase 23-like, which produces MASAVPPNFSWVVSGKLAGLAMPRQPAHYQYMHEHGIRHLVSLTDRSPPYHDTCPGIKLHRLRIQDFCAPSLEQIKHFLQIVEDASTKGEAVAVHCMLGFGRTGTMLACYLVKAQKITGVDAIHEIRRIRPGAIETHDQEKAVIQFHHHIK; this is translated from the exons ATGGCGTCGGCCGTCCCTCCAAACTTCTCCTGGGTGGTGTCCGGCAAGCTGGCAGGGCTGGCCATGCCACGGCAGCCTGCACACTACCAGTACATGCATGAGCATGGCATCCGGCACCTGGTGTCACTGACCGACCGCAGCCCACCCTACCACGACACCTGCCCTGGCATCAAGCTCCATCGCCTCCGCATCCAGGACTTCTGTGCCCCGTCGCTGGAGCAGATCAAGCACTTCCTGCAGATCGTGGAGGATGCCAGCACCAAGGGCGAG GCTGTGGCagtgcactgcatgctgggatttgGCAGGACGGGAACCATGCTGGCCTGTTACCTGGTGAAGGCCCAGAAAATCACTGGGGTTGACGCCATCCATGAGATCCGGAGAATCCGGCCTGGAGCCATCGAGACCCATGACCAGGAGAAAGCCgtgatccagttccaccaccacATCAAATAG